The DNA region GGAGCCGCTACAATCCTTCCGTGCTGAGGTCAGAGTATTTGATATCAATGACAATGCCCCAATTTTCCTAAACAAGGAGCCGCTTTTAAAAATTCCGGAGAGTACTCCGCTGGGCTCTCGTTTTCCTCTGCAGAGCGCCCAGGACCTGGACGTGGGCCTCAATGGTCTCCAAAACTACACCCTGAGCGCCAACGCTTTTTTCCACCTGCACACACGCTTCCGCAGCCACGGGCCCAAATATGCCGAGCTGGTGCTGGATAAACCCCTGGACAGAGAGGAGCAGCCTGAAGTAAACTTGACAATTACTGCTGTAGATGGTGGGTCCCCGCCCAAGACTGGCACGGCCCACATCCGTGTGGTGGTTCTGGACGTCAATGACCACGTTCCCCAGTTCTCCCGCCTGGTGTACCGCGCTCAGGTACCAGAGGACAGCGCCAATGGTTCTTTGGTGGCTACGGTAACTGCCACGGACCTAGATGAGGGCACCAACAAGGAGATAACCTACTCTTTAGcgcaaaacccagaagcaattgTCAAGACGTTTCAGATTGATTCTCAAACTGGGGAGGTTCGCCTCCGAGGGCCCCTAGATTTTGAAGCGATTGAAACATACGACATTGACATTCAAGCCACTGACGGAGGAGGTCTCTCTGCCCACAGCAAAGTCCTAGTGGAAGTAGTAGATGTGAATGACAATCCCCCTGAAGTGATGGTCTCCTCCGTGTCCAGCCCTCTCCCTGAGGACTCCCCTTTACAGACTGTAGTGGCCCTTTTCACTATAAGAGATCGTGACATTCGAGTGGGAGGAAAAATCACCTGTTTCCTCAGAGGGGACCTTCCCTTTGCTGTCAGACCTACATTCCGGAATTCTTACTCATTGGTCACTCACAGAATCTTGGATCGGGAAGAGGTTTCAGCCTACAATATCACCCTTGTTGCCATGGATACTGGACCACCCCACCTATCCACTGAGACTGTGATAGAGGTGCTAATATCTGACATTAATGACAATCCCCCGGTGTTTCAGGAAGACTCCTATGTCTTGACTGTTCGGGAAAACAACAGTCCTGCGGTTTTTATTGGCAAAGTCCATGCTGAGGATCTAGATTTGGGTGAGAATGCCCAAGTAACATATTCTCTGCTACCTCCAAAAAGTGGAGATCTATCAGTCTTTGCTTACATCTCTATAAATTCAGACAATGGGAAGCTCTATGCACTGAGAACCATGGATTATGAGGCCATCCAAGATTTTCAGTTTGTGGTGAGGGCAACTGATGGGGGCTTCCTGTCACTGAGTAGCCAAGTTACTGTCAGAGTGGTTGTCCTGGATGACAATGACAACCGTCCAATGATTTTGTACCCACTGCAGAATGGCACCTTGCCCTGCAATGATCTGGTGCCCAGGTCTGCAGAAGCAGGCTACTTGGTGACCAAGGTGGTGGCTGTGGATGGTGATTCAGGTCAGAATTCTTGGCTTTCATACCATCTACTTAAGGCTACTGACCTTGGGTTATTCTCTGTTCAAAGACAAAATGGGGAAATCCGTACATTGAGGCAGATATCTGAGAGAGACCCTATGATGCAGAAACTGATCATTCTTGTTCAGGATCATGGCCATCCAGCTCTCTCCACCACTGCCTCACTCAACATCTTGCTGGTAGATGGCTTTTCAGAGCCCTACCTGCAGTTCCGGGATCCATCCAAGAATCCTAGAAGGGTGAATACATCCACCAAATATTTGGTCATTTCTCTGGCtgtgctttcctttctctttctcttctctgttacAGTGATCTTCATTATACATATATACCAGAAGATTAAATACAGAGAAAAGTTCAAAATTCAAGAGCATTTCTATGATGACTGTAATTTCCCTAACAACCTGGTACAAGCAGGAGGTAATGGATCCTTGTCCCAACCTTGTCCATATGAAATGTGCTCAGCCACTGGCACTGGCACTAGTGAGTTCCGGTTTCTTAAGCGCTTTATGCCCAACTTTCCCTTCCCCCAGGGCACTGGAGAGGTAAAAACAGAGGTTGGTTCCAATTTACCTCCAGATTCTGATAGAAACAGCTTGCGGGGGTCAGAGGGCCATGGCCGGATACCTGATGAATATATGTAGATCATATAGAAAGCCAGAACTGAGAAGAGAGGAGTCTAATTTTACACCTGGTGTGCAAGGATCTCTCACCCTTATTGAGACAAAAATGGTAGTGGATTGTTGCTTCAGTGGAGACAGAAGGGTGCCTAGGTCAGTGAAAATGGGAAAGCCAGAGTGAGGCTTGGCCTACTTAGTACAGAACAGTTATCCTGATCCCCAGAGCATATATATATCTGTAATCTCTTCTGTGGTTGGGAGCCTATTTAAAGAAATGTCACCATCGGTAAGTGTGCATGTGGCAGAGGTAGGAActtctgctttttcattttctctgtgcTAGGCAAGTAATGAATGAGCCATAACTCATATCTCCTTTGGAAGTTCATTAGTCCTGGCCCTGGAAATGCTTAGTTCCATAGTTATCTTGTTATATtgtctttaaattattttccagtaGCAAGTTATATatgcagaggaaagaaaatgaacttCCAGTTTTGACATTTCAGGAAGCAGTTAGGTTTGACAAGCAGAGATATAGTTTAATTTTACCATTATCAGAAATTTCTAGACTTTATCCCTTGATGGTTGATGTTTGAGTAGAGATCATCTTTGAATCAATACCTTTATGCCAATATTCTTAATAATGGGAATGCCTGGTGAATGATGATCCTCACAGATAATCATGTTGGGAGgcaaggtaaaagaaaaaaagaattaacttaTTCACAGATGTGAGGAAGGGTAGGTATAAGGCTAAATAGATTCCATTCAGGAAATTTGTCCAAAATTAAGTTAGATGTAGATTTCTTAATGGTTGTTTGGGGCCTTAGACAAGTCTCAACTCTCTCATAGCCAGATATCTGTTCTTGTTTTATCAGCTTTTGTTTGAATGTTGGAGATAAATGGTggttgagaataaaaataaattaggcCTGCTCTCAAACATCATCAAaacaaaaagtattaaaaaagagTTCATACCAATGAAGTAGCCTTAAGAAAAGACACATTTTCAGGTTGTATGAGATATGATTTTAAGCCATTTCCCCCTCTGTGCATTCTGATGAGGACATGGAAACTAAGAAAAAGAGGTATTTCCTGGCAAATCATACATAAAGTTAAATAGAGAAAAGGGAAACAAGTTATGCTTCTTTTGATCATCACTGTTTTTCCTTCTTAAGCTATTTTAGgtcctttcattttaaaattgaagaaaCCAATATAAAAACACTAACATATTTCTCCTATCAATGCCACTAACTGTGACTTAAAACTAAAAGTTTGCTTTAATGAGGCTATATTTATATGCCTTATTTTATAAgaatgtgtgtgaattcagatcgTGAGGATAGATCCTCTTCCTTCCCACAGAGGAGGACACAGTATTTGTACCTGGAACTCTAAGGATAGAGAACTTTCTCTTAAAATACTTCTCAAATATACCAGATCATATTTATTGATATAAGCCTCATTCTTGGGATTTATAACTGATATGCAATAGGAAACCCTTCACGACCTTGCTGTCTATGTGGTGGCTAAAATTTAGTgctaagttatttttttaatgttagaaaTGCTTTGGGAAGAATTGGTGTAACCTATGGCTACCTTCaatattttccttaatattttgaGAATAGATGAAGAAGCAATTTCAGATATCAATGAATTATCTTTCTCATTAATactgaatatttttcataaattgagCTATAATCCCACTCATGTGAAGTAAAGCTCTTTCTTACACAAAACATAGACATGTGTTCCAGTGTATATGGATTAACCAATTAGGATTGGTTAAGGCATGCTGAAATCAGAAGCTTTACTGAGAAAGGACACAGAATTATTAATGGGTAAGTAGTAATCAGTTAATAAAACATTAGCTAAAGGCCACTAGATTAACTGCATTTGATTGCATTAAATAGTGTGTTGATTAACTGTATTTGATTACATTAGTTTGTTGATTAATTGTATTTGATTACATTTAATGATATGATCATAATCTATAGAGCATAACTTGAtgtcaaaaataaggaaagaatatTGTGTAGATCAATTTCAAACTTTGAATTTTGAACAGCtgtaaaattcacatatattcacagacacatacacacacacacagagtgagaAAATAGAGAGGAGATTTAGGTTTTCCAACCTTTGATTTTTCCAAATATGggtattaaaacaaaataaaatctatcaTTTTCTATCACCATTATTTCATaaaggaaataacattttaatataaaaatgtaagatAATCTCATAACAGAAaccattctttaaaataaaaaatacatgtagtattatgaaaattttattttgccattatttttctcatttttgctttAGATCAGTGAAAATTTTGTCACAGATTTGGAGACCACTGGATTAAATGACAATTAGATCCTATTTTTATTCAGACTTCAAATTCCTAAGTAATTCCAGTTGTAGCTGATGATTTAAAACTGACATCTGTACATCAATTCACTGAATATAAAGTGAGCTATATGTGTTTGGAGAGAACGCTGTACACCAGCTGAGATTAAGTGCAAATCTCCAATAATAAATTAAGATGAATGGAAATAATTAGGATAATTACTTCCCCACAAAATGTGAAGTAATGTTATGACTACTTGGATTTAGTCAAAGCTGTAACCCAAGTGCCTGGAAGAATGTCTTATCCAAAAGaccatgataaatattttaaagattaaaactATATAGCTGATTTGGGCAAATTGCTTCAATTACCTATTTAAGTTAATTATGTAAATTTGTATTTCTACTGGAAGTTTTATTTATAGAGAATTTAatctctttttaaactttttactaTGAGAtgattttagacttacagaagaACTGCAAAATAATTAAACTgcagactttattcagatttcaccagttttttccctaatgtccttttcctgttccaagatccaatccaggatcccacAGAGCATTTTAGTGTCAGTCTTCTTAGTCTCCACCATCAACTTAGTATTTCCTTGACTTTCATGGCCTTGACACTTTGAAAAGTTATTTTGTAGGATGTTCTTCAATTGGGGAATCTCATTGTTTTCCATTAGATTGAGATTATGcattattggggaaaaaacatagaaATGATGTTGTCTCCTCATTGCATCATATCAGGGAGTACATGACGTCAATATATCATATTATTAGTGATGTTAAATTACATCACTTGGTTGAGGTAATGTCTGCCAAGTTTCTTAACTGTACTATGAAGAATGGAAATAATTAGGATAATTACTTCCCCACAAAATGTGAAGTAATGTTatgtaattaataaatacttgGGGGGAGATACTTTGAAACTATGCAAATATATTTCTGCTTAAACTTTTGCCCACTAATTTTAGTATCCATTCCTGTGGCAATTATTACTGTGGCATTCTAATGgtgatttttaatttccttttttctttatacagttattaattggaattcttctATAAGGAAGACTTGTCACTTTTctcttatttgtttctttatttattttattatttgggcTATAATCAaatactatcattatttattttattgttcagcAAACCCCATTATCTGAGATGAAGAGCAAGTTTTTAAGACTGAATTTATCCATATAGAACACATTTCGATCAAAACTAGTATTTCTTTGTAACCCTATATGTTAGAGTATCTAGTATCTTAAGCAGTAGTTTCTTTAATCTTGTTAAGGTTTATTCACAATAAAGATTTcaactttaaatgaaaattatacttacttgattttaaatttcaattacatttataaaactattaaacagacattaaaccatgaaaatttaaaattttttatgtggacttgtttatatatttataaaccaTGTATAATAGAGATGtcatttaaaatagatttatatGCTGATTTATAAGAAATGGAATTGGTCTGTCTGGTTTTATGGAATTCtcctaaaaacaaataaacacattaCTTCTCTGTCATGTCTGTGAATTTTTTTGGTCTTATCTCCtacttaaaaatgaatttgtctCATTCCTGGAAGTAAATTTAGCCATACAATTCTCCCATATAAAAGTCTAATTTCAATTGAGTTGAATATCATTAGTTAGAGTACGTGACTGATCAGACACATCTtcaacataatattttatttcattcctaaatctgtgtaatttttaaaattattgttaaagTATTGGTTACATTTATAACAACATtgaaacaaaacttttaaaagtaaaaataacaagaGTTTTCTGGTCAAAAATGGAACAGAGACATAAAATGATGAAAAGGGCCAAAACACTGTGATTTCTGAGCTACAAGATGGGAAGCTGGCATTGACTCCCATTAGTTTGGCTCTTATGAACTATCAGAAACAAAATGTTCTTCATGAAAGATGGAGAATAAAAGCCAGGATCATTGCTTAGAGCCAGTAGCTAGGATTGGTCTCTTGTTTATGAAAGAATACTGAAAAACCCTTGCCAACAGATTGGTGAAGCTATATAAGATAGCATGTTACAGGCCTATGGAAGTTGGAAGACACAGACAAAACCTCCAGACTATGTACTGAACACTGTAGCCAACAAGCAAAATTAGGTCATATGTACTATTTACAGTATCATGTTTGGCAGGAAGCCCAAATCACGATTATAAGATTCTAGACTATGGGCAGGAGGTCTAGGAAATGAACATAGCTGGGaataggaaggaaaaggaagacatttttaaaagtaccattcaaaataaaactgtttaagatGCTCACAGAGATGAATTAAGGTATTGCACccacaaaaagaacaaagaattagaaacaaacaaaaaatataacagactgaaataaaacaaatctgGATATGAAATTAGCtaattagaaattttagaaatgaaacatACTTTTTGTAATAAAACATCAGTAGACGGGATAAATTGTATATAATAAGGAATTCAATAACACAGAACAAAAAGGTAAAATTTATGAGAGTAGTTAAAAGATGTTATAGTTATCTATTACTATGTAACAAAccatcccaaaacttagtggcataaaacaCCCAGTTTACTATGCTCGTGGACTCTATGGTAAGGGATTCAGACAAGGCACAATGGGGATGGATTGTCTCTGCTGTATGATGCTTGAGGCCTCTGCTAGATAGAAAGGCTCAAGGTTTGGGGGTGACATGATGATCTAGGATAGTATCATCTGGAGGTGACTTCGCTACCAAGATTAATGCTGGAAGTTAACCACAACACTCGCACCTCTCTTTGTGGCATGTGCTTCTTCACAGCATGGTGGCTGGGGTCCAAGAGCAAGcatcaactttttttaaattcaattttattgagatatattcacaaaacatgcagtcatacaaagcatacattcaatcgttcatagtaccataatatagttgtgcattcatcaccaaaattaatttttgaacattttcattaccacacacacaaataagaataaaaattaaagtgaaaaagaaaaattaaagaaaaaaagaacactgagtgcctttttttttttgcccccatttttctactcatccatccattcactggacaaaagggagtgtagtccatatagctttcccaatcacattgtcacccctcataagctacatttttatacagtcaacttcaagattcaagggttctgggttgtagtttgatagtttcaggtatttattgctaactattccaattgattagaccctaaaaagggttgtctatattgcagagaagagtgcccaccagagtgacctcttggttccttttggaatctctctgccactgaagcttatttcatttcctttcacatcccccttttggtcaagaagatgttctccattccacgacgCCGGGtatagattcctccctgggagtcaaattccacgttgccagggagatttactcccctgggtgtcagatcccacgtaggagggcaatgatttcacctgccaagtttgcttagctagagagagagggccacatctcagcaacaaagagccATTCAGgaggacactcttaggcacaattataggcaggctagcctctcctttgcagcaacactcttcccaagggtaagtcctgtggtagagggctcagcccatcaaaccacctgtcccctatgtctgtgagcacatgagcaaccatccaggtgaggaagcacaacacccctgcattctccaccagctcctcaggggggctctgcatatttttttcattgttttttttttaattaacttttttttaaattaactattaactatataaaaaaattttttaaaaacatttcaaataaacacgggagtaagaaaaagacaactaacctaaaataactactttacttccaacgtgttcctactctaccccaagaaaataacctaatatagcaacatttctgtgaatttgttcctaccatacccaccagaaattaacaaaccatagtcattcctgggcactcccagaacgttaaatttacccatgatagcttatctgttgttATTgagttatcgttcccccttcattaattgctctctattgctagtttccctccattctacattataaaccatttattttacatttttcaatgttcacattagtggtagcatataatatttctctttttgtgcctgacttatttcattcagcattatgtcttcaaagttcatccatgtagtcgtatgtttcatgacattgttccttcctactgctgtgtggtatttcatcgtgtgtatatatatatataccacattttatttatcccctcatctgttgaaggacatttgggtgtttccatctcttgccaattgtgaataatgctgctatgaacattggcgaaTCATCAACTTTTAACTATATTTTTTATTGGTCAAGCAGTTAGAGAGACCACATTCAAGGGGAGGAAACAGGCCCTATTTCTTGAAAAgaggagtgtcaaagaatttgggGATGATGTTTTAAAACTGCCACAGAATACATGGAAGATAGATCGAAAAACTCTAACATAGGCCCATTAGAAGTTCCAGAAGATGAGAATGGAGGGAATGGCAGAGAAAAGATAATATTGGTTCTGGTTCTTGCCAAGATGGCAAATTAGTATGGATTTCACATATCCTACTCTAAGGTCAGTCGTGGAGGAACCATACAACAAAACAGTATGGAATCTCAGGAATAATGGAACAATCCTAAGAAACTCCTGGGGAGGTGTTAAGGCAAATTTCCCATCTTTGCCTTTGAACAATCAGTGTCTGCCTGCTCATTGGAAATCATTGGAAACAGTTTAGATTGCTGGTGCAGTTGTCAGCAAGAGTGAAAATCAATACAATTAAGGACTCTGTTTGGGTCAAGAATTGTATTAGATAGTTGGAGATGGACTAGTCTTGGGCTTTCACACCCCCTAACACTCTGACAAAAGCCCCTAACTGGTGAACTGTAATTTATGGTAACTCCTTCATAAAATGAAGTGAGTAGAAGGTAGCATCCTGACCCATAGAGTTGCTTGATGAGGGAGCTATCAAACAGCAGTGATTAACTGAGATTCCCTAGTACTAGGATTTCCATCCTAGAGCTCATCCTTTTCCCTGTCCTTGATTTTACCTTGGCTAACAAAGACTAGGTCTGACCGATGGCTCCTCCTCATATGCCTTACCAGGAAGAAGAGCTGATGACATTGACTCAACATAACAAGATATCTGAAAGTGCACCTACTTGAAAACCAAAATAAGAAACTATTACTGTTACTATcagaaatcaagatatcagaactGATGAACcaagaattaaaaataagcatggtttgttatttttgtgtgtgtgtgtggtatggtgctatgttttatttggaaatgtttttttttaattttttgataaagttaattttaaaataagcatacataataaaatttaaaaagaagtaagCTATATGAAACAAGAACTGTAATtagtttaaaaagaatgaagtggaaatttaagcattaaaatataattattggagaacctaagatggcggctaggagagacagggcaaaaaaacacctccgtgaaaaatactagataaaagccagaaagtgacccagaacaccagttccagcgatgcaccagctggacaaggtctgctaaatccacagggaccgtgcatttggtgaaaacgggagtctgcattctgaaccgagtgagtgagcctgcagaatatctggcagccacactgcagcatggggaaaccatgggttggcatttggagtcagactaggtcttttttaaaaaacccaaaagtggctgcagatatggcaaagagaaccacacagtgaagcatggcaggaacgggctgtgcgaatgcctcaatatctggtatggaagatagcctttcgcatgcccactgctaattgtcttggagcgaggaaggcagagatgagccaaaaggggaaaataaccatgccccttagagccatcttcctggcgggctgggaacactcctgctcAGCgctggcgccacagcccagagctgtgccaaaaaaaccagtgtgacaggaagtttTTCCAGCAACACGCGCACACGCCATAATACTGGGCGTGGACAATAGcttttcatgcacccacagctaactgtcccaaagctgggaaggtggagctgtgtgaaaaggaggaaattaacacgccccatacagccatccttacagcaggctgggaacgcatctacatggcccagtggcccagaacttcccttgagggacagtgcacacttgtgacgtagcacaaccttccctcagcagaggccctagaagggcatggcttggaagagggacccactcggaaatcccagggaccatacgccaataccaaggacttgtgggtcagcagcagagacaatctgtggcaagactgaaatgaaggtttagactcttgcaacagccttaaatctctgagaacacctgggaggtttgagtaTTAAAGCTGCCATCCCTCCCTAACTggtcagacacacgccccacattcagggtggacagcaccaacaacacacccaaacttggcgcaccaattggaccccacaagaatcagacccccacacatcacaaaggcaaagttggggagaactgacttgaggggactaggtgacttgtggacgccatctgctggttagttagagaaagtgtatgccaccaagctgtagatctgacaaattagagattagtctttgaataatcctacatatcctaaaagaaccctatcaagtaaagcaaatgccaagaggccaaaaacagcagaaaattataaagcatatgaaaaaaacagatgatatggctaacccaaactcaaacaccccaatcaaaagatcagaggagacacagtacttggagcaattaatcaaagaactaaagacaaacaacaagagcatggcacaggctataaaggatatgaagaagagcatggaacagcatataaaggacatgaagaagaccctagaagagcataaggaagaaattgcaagagtaaataaaaaaatagatgtattatggaaataaaagaaactgttgaccaaattaaaaagattctggatactcatagcacaatACTAGAGGAAGtggaacagcaaatcagtgacctcgaggaccacagaatggaaaatgaaagaacgaaagaaagaatggggaaaaaatcgaaatggacctcagggatatgatagataaaataagacatccaaatataagactcattggtgtcccagaaggggaagagaagagtaaaggtctagagagagtattcaaagaaattgttgggaaaacttcccaaaccttctacacaatataaatacacaaagcataaatgcccagcgaactccaaatagaataaatccaaataaacccactccaagacatattctgaccagactgtcaaatactgaagagaaggagcaagttctgaaagcaggaagagaaaagcaattcaccacatacaaaggagacaacataagaccaagtagtgactacttagcagccaccattgaggtgagaaggcagtggcatgatgtatttaaagttctgagagagaaaaatttccaaccgagaatactttatccagcaaaactctccttcaaatttgagggagagcttaaatttttcacagagaaacaaatgccgagatattttgctaataaaagacctgtcctacttcagataccaaagggagccctacagacagagaaacaaagaaaggagagagcgagatatagagaaaggttcagtactaaagagattcaatattggttcattaaaggacaataagagagagagaaaaaaaacatatcttataaacataaaccaaaggataggatggctgattcaagaaatgccttcacagtaataacattgaatgtaaatggattaaattccccaattaaaagatacagattggcagaatggatcaaaaaatatgaaacatcaatatgtaaaatgtaggggaactagcaatagagagcaattatgaagggggaataataacccaataagaacagataagctatcgtgggtaaatttaacattctgggaatgcccaagaatgactatggtctgttaatttctgatgggtatggtaggaacaagttcacagaaatgttgctatgttaggttattttcttggagtagagtaggaacatgatggaagtaaagaagttatcttaggttagttgtctttttcttactcccttgttatggtttgtttgaaatatttttttattgtatgtttttaaaaaattttttttgatatagttgatttaaaaaaaaagagttaattaaaaaaaatgaaaaaatatgcagagcccccttgaggagctggtggagaatgaaggggtgttgtgcttccccacctcgatggttgctaatgtgctcacagacataggggacaggtggtttgatgcgctgagccctctaacacaggacttgcccttgggaagactgttgttgcaaaggagaggctaggcctccctataattgtgcctaagagcctcctcccgaatgcctctttgttgctcagatgtggccctctctctctagctaagccaacttggcaggtgatatcactgccctccccccatgtgggatctgacacccagggaaataagcctccctggcaacgtggaatatgactcccggggaggaatgtagacctggcatcgtgggacggagaacatcttcttgaccaaaagggggatgtgaaaggaaatgaaataagcttcagtgacagagcgATTCCAAAAGGTACCaggaagtcactctggtgggcactcttctgcacaacatagacaaccctttttaggttctaatgaattagaatatctagcagta from Choloepus didactylus isolate mChoDid1 chromosome 13, mChoDid1.pri, whole genome shotgun sequence includes:
- the PCDHB1 gene encoding protocadherin beta-1 — encoded protein: MAVARRKLLQSRQVGSLLLLLCVSMGGAATIRYSVAEEMESGSFVANVAKDLGLEVGKLAARGARLVSEGNKLHFRLHRKTGDLFVKEKLDRESLCSKADPCVLQFEIVLVEPLQSFRAEVRVFDINDNAPIFLNKEPLLKIPESTPLGSRFPLQSAQDLDVGLNGLQNYTLSANAFFHLHTRFRSHGPKYAELVLDKPLDREEQPEVNLTITAVDGGSPPKTGTAHIRVVVLDVNDHVPQFSRLVYRAQVPEDSANGSLVATVTATDLDEGTNKEITYSLAQNPEAIVKTFQIDSQTGEVRLRGPLDFEAIETYDIDIQATDGGGLSAHSKVLVEVVDVNDNPPEVMVSSVSSPLPEDSPLQTVVALFTIRDRDIRVGGKITCFLRGDLPFAVRPTFRNSYSLVTHRILDREEVSAYNITLVAMDTGPPHLSTETVIEVLISDINDNPPVFQEDSYVLTVRENNSPAVFIGKVHAEDLDLGENAQVTYSLLPPKSGDLSVFAYISINSDNGKLYALRTMDYEAIQDFQFVVRATDGGFLSLSSQVTVRVVVLDDNDNRPMILYPLQNGTLPCNDLVPRSAEAGYLVTKVVAVDGDSGQNSWLSYHLLKATDLGLFSVQRQNGEIRTLRQISERDPMMQKLIILVQDHGHPALSTTASLNILLVDGFSEPYLQFRDPSKNPRRVNTSTKYLVISLAVLSFLFLFSVTVIFIIHIYQKIKYREKFKIQEHFYDDCNFPNNLVQAGGNGSLSQPCPYEMCSATGTGTSEFRFLKRFMPNFPFPQGTGEVKTEVGSNLPPDSDRNSLRGSEGHGRIPDEYM